The following coding sequences lie in one Alicyclobacillus curvatus genomic window:
- a CDS encoding NAD(P)-dependent oxidoreductase translates to MRIFVAGATGAIGRYLLPKLIEQGHEVTGSTRLEDRVREIESTGARATVVNAFDRTGMMAAVAESQPDVVIHQLTALSNRDFAETSRIREEGTRNLVDAALAVGVQHIIAQSIAFAYERGELPATEAVELDVHAQMPRRRLVEAVKRLEETVAEMQHYVVLRYGAFYGPGTFYANDGFIAHQIRQGQISATDAVTSFIHIEDAATATVAALGWPAGVYNIVDDEPVRGYDWIPAYARALCAPAPGVEAGREGWERGASNAKARQQGWHPERDTWRFLLMQ, encoded by the coding sequence GGAGTACAAGACTTGAAGACCGCGTAAGGGAAATTGAATCGACAGGCGCCCGTGCCACTGTTGTGAATGCATTTGACCGGACAGGTATGATGGCAGCGGTTGCAGAATCACAGCCAGACGTTGTCATTCATCAACTGACGGCTCTTAGCAATCGGGACTTTGCCGAGACATCGAGAATCCGGGAGGAAGGCACTCGAAATCTCGTAGACGCAGCTCTTGCTGTGGGCGTACAACACATCATTGCACAGAGTATCGCCTTTGCGTATGAGCGAGGCGAGCTGCCTGCCACCGAAGCTGTTGAGCTTGACGTGCACGCGCAGATGCCGCGAAGGCGACTGGTGGAGGCCGTAAAAAGGTTGGAGGAGACTGTGGCAGAGATGCAGCATTACGTCGTTTTAAGGTATGGTGCATTTTACGGCCCGGGCACGTTTTATGCAAATGATGGGTTTATTGCGCATCAGATTCGTCAAGGGCAGATATCAGCGACGGATGCAGTCACGTCGTTTATACATATCGAAGACGCTGCGACTGCAACTGTGGCAGCACTTGGCTGGCCTGCCGGAGTGTATAACATTGTCGATGATGAACCTGTCCGTGGCTATGACTGGATTCCCGCCTATGCCAGAGCCCTTTGTGCTCCTGCACCGGGCGTTGAGGCGGGTCGTGAAGGATGGGAGCGCGGGGCGTCGAATGCGAAGGCGCGACAGCAAGGTTGGCACCCTGAACGTGATACGTGGAGATTTCTGTTGATGCAATGA
- a CDS encoding Glu/Leu/Phe/Val dehydrogenase, with translation MVKSLHVESLNSYFIAQRQIEEAGSLLGLETHLIEILKRPMRVLSVSYPVRMDDGSVRVFEGYRSQHNDAVGPGKGGIRFHPQVTMDEVKALSMWMTIKCQVVGLPYGGAKGGVVCDPRTLSAGELERVSRGFIEAIAQIIGPDKDIPAPDVYTNAKIMGWMMDTFSKLQGSFAPASITGKPLSLGGSKGRDEATARGCVLTIQEAMKSRKQSLHGATAAIQGFGNAGRTAAKLLSEAGMKVVAVSDSTGGLYNPDGINIAALEHVKNSGSFRNFSDADHIANESLLELPVDILIPAALENVITSENAVRIKAGIIAEAANGPITPDADAILFERGIEVIPDVLANAGGVTVSYFEWVQNLTHSYWSAEQVNEKLAGILVPSYHEVSKIAQEYHTTMRKGAYMIALLRVADAMKARGWV, from the coding sequence TTGGTAAAATCTCTCCACGTGGAATCTTTAAACTCGTATTTCATCGCACAGCGGCAGATAGAAGAGGCTGGCAGCTTGCTTGGTCTCGAGACGCACCTCATCGAGATTTTAAAACGACCGATGAGGGTCCTCTCTGTATCCTACCCAGTCCGTATGGATGACGGCTCAGTAAGGGTCTTCGAAGGGTACCGTTCACAACACAATGATGCCGTGGGACCAGGCAAAGGCGGAATTCGATTTCACCCACAGGTAACCATGGATGAAGTGAAAGCGCTGTCGATGTGGATGACCATCAAATGTCAGGTTGTGGGGCTCCCCTATGGCGGGGCAAAAGGAGGCGTCGTGTGCGACCCTCGCACCCTTAGTGCAGGGGAACTGGAGCGAGTAAGTCGTGGATTTATCGAGGCCATTGCTCAGATTATTGGCCCGGACAAGGATATCCCAGCTCCAGATGTGTACACCAACGCCAAAATTATGGGCTGGATGATGGACACGTTCAGTAAGCTCCAAGGCTCGTTCGCACCAGCGTCCATCACGGGCAAGCCACTCTCACTTGGCGGATCCAAGGGAAGAGACGAGGCCACCGCAAGAGGTTGCGTGCTCACGATACAGGAAGCGATGAAAAGTCGCAAACAATCGCTGCACGGGGCCACCGCCGCAATCCAAGGTTTTGGCAATGCAGGACGAACAGCAGCGAAACTACTGAGTGAAGCAGGAATGAAGGTTGTGGCGGTCAGTGACTCCACAGGAGGTCTTTACAATCCGGACGGTATCAACATTGCCGCACTCGAACACGTGAAAAATAGCGGATCGTTTCGAAACTTTTCGGATGCAGACCACATCGCGAACGAGTCTCTGCTTGAACTGCCTGTCGACATCCTGATTCCTGCTGCACTAGAAAACGTAATTACGTCCGAAAACGCTGTGCGAATCAAGGCAGGCATCATTGCGGAAGCTGCAAATGGGCCAATCACACCTGACGCCGATGCGATTTTATTCGAGAGAGGCATCGAGGTCATTCCCGATGTGTTGGCAAACGCCGGAGGAGTAACGGTATCCTATTTTGAGTGGGTGCAGAACCTTACGCATTCCTATTGGTCGGCAGAACAGGTCAATGAAAAGCTGGCGGGGATTCTCGTACCGAGTTACCACGAGGTGAGCAAAATCGCGCAAGAGTATCACACAACCATGCGTAAGGGCGCGTATATGATAGCACTATTGCGCGTCGCAGACGCGATGAAGGCGCGCGGCTGGGTCTAA